The Oceanispirochaeta sp. genome contains the following window.
GGTACAGGTTCCTCTCATGGTGTTTTTGGCCATGATTATTGCCGTGATTCTCCATCATGGCATCAGAAGATTTAAAGGTCTTTTCCGTACGGTTTATTTCCTGCCCTGTGTGACCTCCCTGGTAGCCTATTCTGTCCTTTTCAGGATTCTGCTGCAGACCAACGGGCTGCTGAATAATTTTCTTCTCACATCCAAGATCCTCTCGGAACCGATCGGCTGGCTGAATGACCCTTTCTGGGCAAAAATCACCATCATTATTGCCCTGACCTGGAGATGGACCGGTTACAATATGGTGTTCTTTCTAGTGGGTCTGCAAAACATCGACAATGAAATTTACGAAGCATCAGAGGTGGATGGGGCTTCGAAAATCAGGCAGTTTATCTCCATTACCCTGCCCCTTCTCATACCGGTCATCCTCTTTTCAGTTGTGACTTCCACAAGCGGGACAATGCAGCTCTTTGATGAGCCGAATGTCCTGACCTGGGAAGGAGGACCTGCCAATGCAACAATGACAGTGGCCCTCTATATCTTCCGACAGGCCTTTGTTCTCAACTCGGATTTTGGTTATTCCGCCGCCTTGTCCTATGTTATGGTTCTCATAGCCGGGCTCCTGGCCTTTATTCAGATCAAACTACTGAAGGAGCGAAAATAATGGCAATGGTCAATAAAAAACTTACCCTCGGCCGGGCAGTTTTGCTAACCATCTTTTTTATCGGTGCGCTCTTATCCCTGTTTCCATTTATCTGGATGCTGATCGGAACAACACAAAACCCCAATGATGTTGTCATGGGAAGACTTATCCCGGGAAATCAGTTTTTTCAAAACTGGGTGAAAATAAACAAAATATATGATGTGCTTCACTTTTTTGTGAACTCCTCCAAGATTGCCTTGTTCACAGTTTTCCTGGGAATTCTTGTGAACAGCCTGGCGGCATTCGGATTTGAAAAATATCCTTCAAAAAACAGGGACAGGATTTTCGGGATACTGCTGCTGTCGCTGATTATTCCTCAGATGGCCATTGTCATTCCAATGTTCAAACAAATTGCCGGAATGAATCTGCTGAATACTCATACAGCCATCATCCTCCCCTCGGTCATGTCCGTCTTTATCATCTTTTTTCTCAGACAGAATTTTAAGATGTTTCCCACTGAAATCATAGAAGCGGCCCGAGTGGACGGGGCGGGAGAAAGCCGCATATTCTTCTCCATCGTCGTACCATCCATGAAGGCGACCTTTGCATCAGCCAGCATCTATATGTTCCTGCTCCAATGGAATAGTTATCTCTGGCCATTGATGACCATCCTCAGCGATGAAATGAAAACCCTGCCAATTGCCATGTCTTCAGTTATGAGAGCCTACACCATTGAATACGGAGGCCTCATGATACTAGTCTGTATTTCAACATTCCCCATCATGTTTCTTTTCCTGGCGATGCAGAGGCAGTTC
Protein-coding sequences here:
- a CDS encoding carbohydrate ABC transporter permease; translation: MAMVNKKLTLGRAVLLTIFFIGALLSLFPFIWMLIGTTQNPNDVVMGRLIPGNQFFQNWVKINKIYDVLHFFVNSSKIALFTVFLGILVNSLAAFGFEKYPSKNRDRIFGILLLSLIIPQMAIVIPMFKQIAGMNLLNTHTAIILPSVMSVFIIFFLRQNFKMFPTEIIEAARVDGAGESRIFFSIVVPSMKATFASASIYMFLLQWNSYLWPLMTILSDEMKTLPIAMSSVMRAYTIEYGGLMILVCISTFPIMFLFLAMQRQFVQGLMGSIK
- a CDS encoding carbohydrate ABC transporter permease, with amino-acid sequence VQVPLMVFLAMIIAVILHHGIRRFKGLFRTVYFLPCVTSLVAYSVLFRILLQTNGLLNNFLLTSKILSEPIGWLNDPFWAKITIIIALTWRWTGYNMVFFLVGLQNIDNEIYEASEVDGASKIRQFISITLPLLIPVILFSVVTSTSGTMQLFDEPNVLTWEGGPANATMTVALYIFRQAFVLNSDFGYSAALSYVMVLIAGLLAFIQIKLLKERK